A stretch of Pseudomonas taetrolens DNA encodes these proteins:
- a CDS encoding BatD family protein — translation MNRFALLLLLCCWILPAHALGLVASVDRDQLNSGETVELTLESDDATLFGKPDLTPLEALFDVRGTRQVNQLTTLSDDEKASTRWIVTLQPRHTGTVIIPSLQVGQYHSQPISLTVTPSVASDSQLAPVFIEASLDQSSVYVQAQAILTLRIYHSVPLYDDSSLTPLHLADAIVEQLGESRTYEKLINGVRHGVIEVRYGLYPQHSGQLLIPALTFSATLVDNQQASAPAPLGPKPGKLVHVRSTDISLAVKSKPADYPAIAPWLPARSLSMSETWHPEPDHAQVGDSLTRILTLKAEGLSSAQLPALPMTDVSGLRGYPDQPQLNNQITEHGLIGSREEREALVPTRAGQIDLPAVEVVWWNTHEDRLERSYLPARALQVVANPNLVVDTPASLPSELNESSSLWIWQLATLLLACSTLAGFGLWWHARSQPAVLRAAQTGPSPRTLLDDLKRACLANDPQATRQALDAWARQQPETLAEMAARFVLLSDALDGLNGALYSETGQYWQGDELWKAIRSIPAAEREQDASTEPSSLPPLYPK, via the coding sequence ATGAACCGCTTTGCCTTGCTTCTCTTGCTGTGTTGCTGGATCTTGCCGGCCCATGCGCTGGGACTGGTGGCCAGTGTCGACCGCGACCAGCTCAATTCCGGCGAAACCGTGGAGCTGACCCTTGAGTCCGACGACGCCACGCTGTTCGGCAAACCCGACCTGACGCCGCTGGAGGCGTTGTTTGACGTGCGCGGTACGCGCCAGGTCAACCAGCTCACCACCCTCAGTGACGATGAGAAAGCCTCGACCCGCTGGATCGTCACCTTGCAGCCCAGGCACACCGGCACTGTGATCATTCCGTCACTGCAAGTCGGCCAGTATCACAGCCAGCCCATTAGCCTGACCGTCACCCCGAGCGTCGCCAGCGACAGTCAGCTGGCTCCGGTGTTTATCGAGGCCAGCCTCGATCAGTCCAGCGTTTACGTGCAGGCCCAGGCGATATTGACCCTGCGCATCTACCACTCGGTGCCGCTGTATGACGACAGCAGCCTGACCCCCCTGCACCTGGCAGACGCCATCGTCGAACAGCTGGGTGAATCACGCACTTATGAGAAGTTGATCAATGGCGTACGCCATGGCGTGATCGAGGTGCGTTACGGCCTTTACCCCCAGCACAGTGGTCAACTGCTGATCCCGGCCCTGACCTTCAGTGCCACTCTGGTCGACAACCAACAGGCCAGCGCGCCTGCACCCTTGGGCCCAAAACCCGGAAAACTGGTGCATGTGCGCTCCACCGACATTTCGCTGGCGGTCAAATCCAAGCCAGCGGACTACCCCGCCATCGCCCCCTGGCTGCCTGCCCGCAGCTTGAGCATGAGCGAAACCTGGCACCCGGAGCCTGATCACGCTCAGGTCGGCGACTCCCTGACCCGGATCCTGACGCTCAAGGCCGAGGGCCTGTCCAGCGCCCAGTTGCCCGCCTTGCCCATGACGGATGTCAGCGGCTTGCGCGGCTACCCGGATCAACCGCAACTCAACAATCAAATCACCGAACACGGCCTGATCGGCAGCCGCGAAGAGCGTGAGGCCCTGGTCCCGACCCGGGCCGGCCAAATTGACCTGCCCGCCGTTGAAGTCGTGTGGTGGAACACTCACGAAGACCGCCTTGAACGCAGCTATCTGCCCGCACGAGCCTTGCAGGTGGTCGCCAATCCGAACCTGGTCGTCGACACGCCCGCCAGCCTCCCCAGCGAGCTGAACGAAAGCTCCTCGTTGTGGATCTGGCAACTCGCCACGCTCTTGCTGGCCTGTAGCACCCTCGCCGGTTTTGGCCTGTGGTGGCACGCGCGCTCGCAGCCGGCCGTGCTACGTGCCGCGCAAACCGGGCCCAGCCCGCGCACACTGCTCGATGACCTCAAGCGCGCCTGCCTGGCCAACGACCCGCAGGCCACGCGCCAGGCACTGGATGCCTGGGCACGGCAACAACCGGAAACCCTGGCCGAAATGGCCGCCCGCTTTGTGCTGTTGTCGGATGCGCTGGACGGCCTCAACGGCGCGCTTTACAGCGAAACCGGTCAATACTGGCAGGGTGATGAACTGTGGAAGGCGATTCGCAGCATTCCTGCCGCCGAGCGCGAGCAGGACGCGAGTACCGAACCCAGCAGCCTGCCACCGCTCTACCCCAAATAA
- a CDS encoding DUF58 domain-containing protein, with translation MNNPLPAEPGIRVTLAELIEMRHRVREVQLFSSPSQRSPLVGLHHSKLRGRGVDFDQVRVYQAGDDVRTIDWRVTARTQEPHTKMFHEERERPIFILAEQSRRLFFGSGRMFKSVLAAQAASLIGWAALGHNDRVGGLVFGDHEHYEIKPRRSKQSLLQLLNRLVRVNQSLHTEVQSDRDALGMALIRAREVLRPGSLVIVICDERALTDAAEQQLSLLARHCDLMLLPLSDPLDHALPAAGLLRFAERGARIELDTLNYDLRQAYRAQAEARIARWELLAQKLRVLLMPLSTQSEMVEQLREYLNAKRPGKAS, from the coding sequence ATGAACAACCCTCTGCCCGCCGAACCCGGCATTCGCGTCACCCTTGCCGAGCTGATCGAGATGCGGCATCGGGTGCGTGAAGTGCAATTGTTCTCCTCCCCCAGCCAGCGCAGCCCGCTGGTGGGCTTGCACCACTCGAAATTGCGCGGGCGCGGGGTCGATTTCGATCAGGTCCGGGTGTACCAGGCCGGGGACGATGTGCGCACCATTGACTGGCGTGTCACGGCCCGGACCCAGGAACCGCACACCAAGATGTTCCATGAGGAGCGCGAGCGGCCGATCTTCATCCTGGCTGAACAAAGCCGCCGACTGTTTTTCGGTTCCGGGCGCATGTTCAAATCGGTGCTCGCCGCCCAGGCGGCCAGCCTGATTGGCTGGGCCGCCCTCGGCCACAACGACCGGGTCGGCGGACTGGTGTTTGGCGATCACGAGCATTACGAAATCAAACCCCGGCGCAGCAAGCAGAGCCTGCTGCAATTGCTCAACCGGTTGGTGCGAGTCAATCAATCGCTGCACACCGAGGTGCAATCCGACCGTGATGCCCTGGGCATGGCGCTGATTCGGGCCCGCGAAGTGCTGCGCCCCGGCAGTCTGGTGATCGTGATCTGCGATGAGCGGGCCCTGACTGACGCCGCTGAACAACAGCTGAGCCTGCTGGCCCGTCATTGCGACCTGATGCTGCTGCCCTTGTCCGATCCGCTGGACCACGCGCTGCCCGCCGCCGGGCTGCTGCGCTTTGCCGAACGGGGCGCCCGGATCGAGCTCGACACGCTCAATTACGACCTGCGCCAGGCCTACCGGGCCCAGGCCGAAGCACGTATCGCCCGCTGGGAGCTGCTGGCGCAAAAGCTGCGCGTGCTGTTGATGCCGCTGAGTACCCAAAGCGAAATGGTCGAGCAGTTGCGTGAATACCTGAACGCCAAACGCCCTGGCAAAGCCTCATGA
- a CDS encoding AAA family ATPase, which translates to MEHREALLALRTFLSTQILGQEKLIDRLLIALLADGHMLVEGAPGLAKTKAIKELAEGIEAQFHRIQFTPDLLPADITGTEIYRPETGSFVFQQGPIFHNLVLADEINRAPAKVQSALLEAMAERQVSVGRSTYELSPLFLVMATQNPIEQEGTYPLPEAQLDRFLMHVKIGFPDAAVERRILQQARGEALNGETKPERRVSQQAIFAARKEILGLYMADAVEEYLVQLVMATRTPGKFDPEMADWIAYGASPRGSIALDRCARAHAWLAGRDFVSPEDIQAVLFDVLRHRIILSFEAEAAGIDQDRVVQRILDVVAVA; encoded by the coding sequence ATGGAACATCGTGAAGCGCTGCTAGCGCTGCGAACCTTTCTCTCAACGCAGATTCTCGGTCAGGAAAAACTCATTGACCGCCTGCTGATCGCATTACTGGCCGACGGCCACATGCTGGTCGAGGGTGCGCCCGGCCTTGCCAAAACCAAGGCGATCAAAGAGCTGGCCGAAGGTATCGAGGCACAGTTCCATCGAATTCAGTTCACCCCGGACCTGCTGCCGGCCGACATCACCGGCACCGAGATCTACCGCCCTGAAACCGGCAGTTTTGTGTTCCAGCAAGGCCCGATCTTCCACAACCTGGTGTTGGCGGATGAAATCAACCGGGCTCCGGCCAAGGTTCAATCGGCCCTGCTCGAAGCCATGGCCGAGCGTCAGGTCAGCGTCGGGCGCAGCACCTACGAGCTGTCACCGCTGTTTCTGGTGATGGCCACGCAGAACCCCATCGAGCAGGAAGGTACGTACCCGTTGCCCGAAGCCCAGCTCGACCGTTTTCTGATGCATGTCAAAATCGGCTTCCCGGACGCAGCCGTCGAACGCCGCATCCTCCAGCAGGCCCGTGGCGAAGCCCTGAATGGCGAGACCAAGCCCGAGCGCCGGGTCAGCCAGCAGGCGATTTTCGCAGCACGCAAGGAGATCCTCGGCCTGTACATGGCCGACGCCGTAGAGGAATACCTGGTGCAACTGGTAATGGCGACCCGAACCCCCGGCAAGTTCGACCCCGAGATGGCCGACTGGATCGCTTACGGCGCCAGCCCGCGTGGCTCGATTGCCCTGGATCGCTGCGCACGGGCTCACGCCTGGCTGGCCGGGCGCGACTTCGTCAGCCCTGAAGACATCCAGGCCGTCCTGTTCGACGTGCTGCGCCATCGCATCATCCTGTCGTTCGAAGCCGAGGCCGCAGGGATTGACCAGGACCGTGTGGTGCAGCGCATTCTCGACGTCGTTGCCGTTGCCTGA
- a CDS encoding amidohydrolase family protein, producing the protein MRPIFDAHCHIIDSAFPLIANNVYLPQPFTVDDYQRRTQPLGIAGGAVVSGSFQGFDQTYLIAALKRLGPGFVGVTQLPASVTDAELQTLHRHRVRALRFNLRRGGSEQLDQLEFLAKRVHEQLGWHSELYIDARELPSLEARLLRLPALSIDHLGLHQDGLPSLLRLAGHGVRIKACGFGRVDFDVPQALRHIHSANPQALMFGTDLPSTRAPRAFADSDIHLLIDALGENAAENALWHNARTFYRLVQP; encoded by the coding sequence ATGCGCCCGATCTTCGACGCCCACTGCCATATCATCGACAGCGCTTTCCCTCTGATTGCCAATAATGTCTATCTGCCGCAGCCTTTTACGGTTGATGATTACCAGAGACGCACCCAGCCTTTGGGCATTGCAGGTGGCGCAGTGGTGTCGGGATCCTTTCAGGGGTTTGACCAGACTTACCTGATTGCCGCGCTAAAGCGCCTTGGTCCCGGCTTTGTGGGCGTCACCCAATTGCCGGCCAGTGTCACCGATGCCGAACTGCAAACCCTGCACCGGCACCGGGTACGTGCTCTGCGCTTTAACCTGCGACGCGGCGGTTCGGAGCAACTCGACCAGCTCGAATTCCTGGCCAAACGCGTCCATGAGCAACTGGGCTGGCATTCAGAGCTGTACATCGATGCACGGGAACTGCCCTCGCTGGAGGCCCGCCTGTTGCGCTTGCCCGCCCTGAGCATCGACCACCTGGGCTTGCACCAGGACGGTCTGCCCAGCCTGCTGCGCCTGGCCGGGCACGGCGTCCGGATCAAGGCCTGCGGCTTTGGCCGGGTCGACTTTGACGTGCCTCAAGCCTTGCGGCACATCCACAGTGCCAATCCTCAGGCGTTGATGTTTGGCACGGACTTGCCCTCCACCCGAGCCCCCCGGGCATTTGCCGACAGCGACATTCACCTGCTGATCGATGCGCTGGGTGAAAACGCGGCTGAAAACGCGCTGTGGCATAACGCCCGGACGTTTTATCGCCTTGTTCAACCCTGA
- a CDS encoding DUF4381 domain-containing protein — protein MKELEQLQPLIPPPAIGYWPPAPGWWLLLIVLAALAWGAWRLRHYLPAKRQARAVEQPLDPVRLAALEELANFPKPYDGAPAGAWLQQLNGLLKRLCRNHYPYSQSHTLNGRKWLAFLDNRCPAAGLTRWMVLVEGAYKPECKLDDKAIAGLNQAVETWIRKHV, from the coding sequence ATGAAAGAACTTGAGCAACTGCAGCCCCTGATCCCGCCACCGGCCATTGGCTATTGGCCGCCTGCGCCCGGCTGGTGGCTGCTGCTGATCGTACTGGCAGCGCTTGCCTGGGGTGCGTGGCGTTTGCGCCATTACTTGCCCGCCAAACGCCAGGCGCGCGCAGTCGAGCAGCCGCTGGACCCGGTACGACTGGCGGCCCTCGAAGAGCTGGCGAACTTTCCCAAACCTTACGACGGTGCACCCGCCGGCGCCTGGCTGCAGCAGCTTAACGGCCTGCTTAAACGCCTGTGCCGCAACCACTACCCGTACAGCCAGAGCCACACCCTCAATGGCCGAAAATGGCTGGCCTTCCTCGACAACCGCTGCCCGGCTGCCGGCCTGACGCGCTGGATGGTACTGGTCGAAGGCGCCTACAAACCTGAATGCAAGCTCGATGACAAAGCCATCGCCGGGCTCAATCAAGCGGTTGAAACCTGGATTCGCAAACATGTTTGA
- a CDS encoding vWA domain-containing protein → MFEFAWPWLFALLPLPWLMRRLLPAADSGEPVLEVSFLADLEELARRKARTRMPSWRQQTPYWLLWLLLLTAAARPQWLGEPLPIAASGRDLLVAVDVSGSMDFPDMQWQNEDLTRLDLVKSLLGDFLENREGDRVGLILFGSQAYLQAPLTFDRHTVRTWLDEARIGIAGKNTAIGDAIGLALKRLRQRPAQSRVLILVTDGANNGGQIDPLTAARLAAEEGVKIYPIGIGADPEDTSSKGTFGINPGVDLDEPALKEIAAVTGGQYFRARDGRELSAIKDSLDQLEPVTQQPTQARPAQALYSWPLAGALLLSVLLVIRELWPNNPLQRLLSKEHFLQQQAEWRQRLKRLRLRRRR, encoded by the coding sequence ATGTTTGAGTTCGCCTGGCCGTGGCTTTTCGCCTTGCTTCCGCTGCCGTGGTTGATGCGGCGCCTGTTGCCGGCCGCCGACAGTGGCGAGCCGGTACTTGAAGTCAGCTTCCTGGCCGACCTCGAAGAACTGGCACGCCGCAAGGCACGAACCAGAATGCCGTCCTGGCGTCAGCAAACACCCTACTGGCTGCTGTGGCTGTTGCTGCTGACTGCCGCCGCCCGCCCGCAATGGCTGGGCGAGCCGTTACCGATTGCCGCCAGCGGACGCGATCTGCTGGTGGCGGTGGACGTGTCGGGGTCGATGGACTTCCCGGACATGCAATGGCAAAACGAAGACCTTACCCGCCTTGACCTGGTTAAAAGCCTGCTGGGGGATTTTCTGGAGAACCGTGAAGGTGACCGGGTTGGTTTGATCCTCTTTGGCAGCCAGGCCTATCTGCAGGCACCGCTGACGTTCGACCGCCATACCGTGCGCACCTGGCTCGACGAAGCACGGATCGGCATCGCCGGTAAAAACACCGCCATCGGCGATGCCATCGGCCTCGCGCTCAAGCGCCTGCGCCAGCGTCCTGCCCAAAGCCGGGTACTGATACTGGTCACCGACGGTGCCAACAACGGTGGCCAGATCGATCCGCTGACCGCTGCGCGCCTGGCCGCCGAGGAAGGCGTAAAAATCTACCCGATCGGTATTGGCGCCGACCCTGAAGACACCAGCAGCAAAGGCACCTTCGGTATCAACCCGGGGGTCGACCTCGATGAGCCTGCATTGAAAGAAATCGCGGCCGTCACCGGCGGCCAGTATTTCCGTGCCCGCGACGGACGCGAGCTGAGCGCAATCAAGGACTCCCTTGATCAACTCGAACCCGTCACCCAGCAGCCGACCCAGGCGCGACCGGCGCAGGCGCTTTATAGCTGGCCGTTGGCGGGTGCCCTGCTGCTGAGCGTATTGCTGGTCATCCGTGAACTATGGCCAAACAACCCGCTGCAGCGTTTACTGAGTAAGGAACATTTTCTGCAACAACAGGCTGAATGGCGTCAACGGCTCAAACGCCTGCGCCTGCGGAGACGCCGATGA
- a CDS encoding VWA domain-containing protein, giving the protein MSALWPHWLRPDWLLIVPLLCWLLWKLWHRQKRVGRWQMILPVAFHRVLLSGGNGRNSKLPWIALGLAWLLALLALLGPGWQRVEHSTQKPADPLVVMLELTPEMLATDKSPNRLEQARRKLYDLLQSRSDAQTAVIVYAGSAHTLVPLSDDLATSHNLLDALKPSLMPQPGHRADLAVVKALKLLDQGALGQGRLLLITSSLSEEERFGIRQALDGHTPQLLMLGVGSREGAPVVDESGQFLKDDQGAILMPRLDSQSLRAFALDVGGRYRQARLDDNDLRGLGLLDGPQHLREDGQTLHLDTWADQGYWLLLPLLLLAACAGRRGWLFCLPLLLMVPQPGYAMSFTDLWLRPDQQGQRLLEKNRPMQAVEHFKDPQWQGLALYQAGDYAGAALRFAELNSASAHYNRGNALAMDGALEAAIDAYEQALELQPDLQAAEHNKAVIERLLEQKNAEPPAPEKPPETAAESPEPETPISSSSPGTSGASATHQENSSTATPSSEANPDESLDAEPDPDTGTDAEAGDEQTTRPPAPASSQLDEEHRQALEQWLKQIPDNPGELLRRKFWYEQQQHQDTPQ; this is encoded by the coding sequence ATGAGCGCACTCTGGCCACACTGGTTGCGCCCTGACTGGCTGCTGATAGTGCCCCTGCTCTGCTGGCTGCTATGGAAACTCTGGCATCGGCAGAAACGCGTCGGGCGCTGGCAAATGATCCTGCCTGTGGCCTTTCACCGGGTGCTGCTCAGCGGGGGCAATGGCCGCAACAGCAAACTGCCGTGGATTGCCCTTGGGCTGGCCTGGCTGCTGGCGCTCCTGGCGCTGCTGGGCCCTGGCTGGCAACGTGTCGAGCATTCGACTCAGAAACCTGCGGATCCGCTGGTGGTGATGCTCGAACTCACGCCCGAGATGCTCGCCACCGACAAATCGCCCAACCGGCTGGAACAGGCTCGGCGCAAGCTGTATGACCTGCTGCAGAGCCGCAGCGATGCGCAAACCGCAGTCATTGTCTACGCCGGCAGCGCCCACACCCTGGTGCCGCTGTCCGACGATCTGGCCACCAGCCATAACCTGCTCGACGCTCTCAAGCCTTCGCTCATGCCGCAACCCGGGCATCGGGCTGACCTGGCCGTTGTCAAAGCCCTGAAACTGCTCGATCAGGGCGCATTGGGCCAGGGCCGCCTGCTGCTGATCACCTCCTCCCTCAGTGAGGAGGAACGCTTCGGTATTCGCCAGGCCCTGGACGGCCACACCCCGCAGTTGCTGATGCTCGGTGTCGGCAGTCGCGAGGGGGCACCGGTGGTGGATGAAAGCGGCCAGTTCCTCAAGGATGATCAGGGCGCGATTCTCATGCCGCGCCTCGACAGCCAGAGCCTGCGGGCGTTCGCCCTGGATGTGGGCGGCCGCTACCGTCAGGCGCGACTGGACGACAACGACCTGCGCGGTCTGGGCCTGCTGGACGGCCCTCAACACCTGCGTGAGGACGGGCAAACGCTGCACCTGGATACCTGGGCCGACCAGGGTTACTGGCTGTTGTTGCCGCTGTTGCTGCTGGCCGCCTGTGCCGGGCGTCGTGGCTGGCTGTTCTGCTTGCCCCTGTTGCTCATGGTGCCCCAGCCCGGCTATGCCATGAGTTTCACTGACCTCTGGTTGCGCCCCGATCAGCAAGGTCAGCGGCTGCTGGAGAAAAACCGGCCGATGCAAGCCGTCGAGCACTTCAAGGACCCGCAGTGGCAGGGCCTGGCGCTGTATCAGGCCGGTGATTATGCCGGCGCGGCTCTGCGATTCGCCGAGCTCAATAGCGCCAGCGCGCACTATAATCGCGGCAATGCACTGGCCATGGACGGTGCGCTCGAAGCCGCCATCGATGCTTATGAGCAGGCGCTGGAATTGCAGCCGGACCTGCAAGCCGCCGAGCACAATAAAGCGGTGATCGAACGACTGCTCGAGCAAAAAAATGCCGAGCCTCCAGCGCCCGAAAAGCCGCCCGAGACCGCCGCCGAATCACCTGAACCCGAAACGCCGATCAGCTCCAGTTCGCCCGGTACTTCCGGAGCCAGCGCGACACATCAGGAAAACAGCTCGACCGCGACGCCCTCCAGTGAGGCCAACCCGGATGAGTCGCTCGATGCCGAACCCGATCCGGACACCGGTACTGACGCCGAAGCTGGCGATGAGCAGACCACGCGCCCGCCGGCCCCGGCCAGTAGCCAGCTTGACGAAGAACATCGCCAGGCCCTGGAGCAATGGCTCAAGCAGATCCCCGACAACCCCGGAGAACTGTTGCGACGAAAGTTTTGGTACGAACAGCAGCAACATCAGGACACGCCTCAATGA